From the genome of Natrinema marinum:
CGCGGGGATCCCGTCGATCACGCCCGAACTGGCACACAATAAGCAAATCCTAGAGGACGCCGTCGAGGCGGGCGTCGAGGGCCTGCTCGACGTCTGTCGCTATCTCGGCCTCCTCCCCGGCGATGTCCCCGACCGCGACCTGCCGGTGGCCCGGAATCACCTCGGCCAGGTCACCGCCGACGAGTCGGGGCTCTTCAGGCCGACCCCGTCGCTCGAGGTCGGCGAGACGGTCGAGGAGGGAACCCCGCTCGGGACGGTCTACCATCCGACGACGTACGCGCCGCTCCACGAGGCGTCGGCCGACCGGAGCGGCATCCTCTACGCGCTCACACAAGAGGCAACGGTCACCGCGGGCGACCAACTCGCGAGCGTGGCGCTGCCTCGTGAGGCGTAGTCAGCAGGTCGAGAACCCGCCGTCGACGACCAGCCCGTGACCGCTGACGAACGAGGATTCGTCGTTGGCGAGGAACAGAATCGCGTTCGCGATCTCCTCGCGCTCGCTTCACGCGCTTCGCTCGAAGGATACGCGGTCCGAACCGTCGCTGTCGGATGCACCGGCACCGAATCGCCGCAATCTGGAGTATCAATCTACTGTTTATTCGAAGAATCAGTCTGAAACCCATCATAACTGTAGCTGTGCGTCGTTGCCCCGTCGCTACGGCCTCGATCGAGATCGAACGTCGGTTAGTCGGGTGAATAAACGCGTAGTGAGACGTGAAACCGATTCTGCGGCAGATCCGGTCTCTCCGAGGTCGGCCGAACGACCCGGATGTCGGAAAATCGGAACCGAAACGGCTTTTGACGGCGAAAACCGGTGACATCGATCGTTGCGCTGTGCCTCGAGCGCCGGTCGAAACTAGTTCCGGGCCTGTGATCTGAGATGGGCACTCGATCTATCGTATCGGATACTATAGTTATAAATAGAATAGGTAGGTATGGGCATCCGATACCGATCGGATGCCACTTATTGACACCGTCCGTCCCCGTCGAGACTCTTTGAATCGTATGCGAGTTTTCCACCGTTCATTCGTCTCGAACGCGCGTCCCGACCGTCTGCGCGAGTTACTCTCCAGTACATTACAAACATATGCTTGTAAACCAAAAGGGCCCGCGAGGCTGGTCGCGGTCGGCGATCGCTCGAGTATCGGTCGAACACTCCCGTCGAACACCATTTGGCCCGTGCGGGCAATCCACACGTCTGTTCAGCAGAGCCGAACCGTTATGAGAACATCATATTCACTTCGATCGTGTTCGCCGTCGACAGCAACTGGGTGCGGAGATCGTTTTCCTCCCACTCGTTCTCGAGTCGGTGTTCGGGACCGGTGACGGTGACCGCGCCGTAGACGGTGCCGTCGTTGTCGAGAACCGGCGCGCCGATCGCGCTGATGCCGGGCAAGTACTCCCCGCGAGTGTAGGCCACGCCTTCGTCACGAACCGTCGCGAGCTCGTCGGAGAGGTTCTCTCTGTCCGTAATCGTCCTCTCGGTAAAGGCAGGCAGCCCCCACTGGTCGACGATCTCGTCGACGCGCTCCTCCGGGAAGTGTGCCAGCATGGCCTTGCCGCCGGCCGAACTGTGGAGGTAGACGTGCGTGCCGATGTCGATGTCGCTGGTGAACGACCGACTCCCCTCACTGACGTTGATGATGGTGCCGAGCCCGTTCTGGTGTGTCGAACAGAGCACTCGCTGGCCGACGTCCGCCGAGAGTTCGTCCAGCGGCGTCTCCGAGGCGGCGTACAGCGGTTCGGCGTGCTTGACGTGTTCGCCGAAGGAGAGAAAGCGGAGGCTCAGGCGATATTCGTCGCCTTCCTGGACGACGTACCCCTTCGAGCGCAGCGTCGTCAGGTGAGCGTGGACCGTACTCTTGGCGAGATCCGTTCGCTCGGTGAGTTCCGTCACCCCGGCACCCCCGGCCTGCCACAGCGCCTCGAGGATGTCCAGGGTTTTCACCACTGCCGCCACCCGATTTCCCCCGTTGGTGTCCGATGTTGCCATACTCCGCATTCGACGAAACGAACCAAAACTGTTCCGCTCTGCTGAACGCAGTGTTCGGTCGAAAAAATCCTGCCGAGCCGAATTTCATCGCGTTCGGTATCGGCTCCGTCGATATCGGCCGACCGACCGCTCCTATGCACATTGAAAGCCAATCACACGATAACGCTTAAGTAGTAAGTTATGCGAGATAAGCTATGGACTTCAGCGAACCGTCCGAAGCCGTGCAGATCAAGAAGGCGCTCGACGATTTCATCGACCAGGAAGTCGCTCCCCTCGAGAACGAGTACGACGAGTTCCTCGGTGCGGACTACGAAAAGGAGATCGTCGACGACGAGCATCGGCAGGTCCCCGAGTATCGCAACATCGTCGAACAGATTCGGCAGAAATCCGTCGAGGCGGGCTTTTACGGGATGACGATGCCCGAAGAGGTCGGTGGTGGCGACGTCGACATCCTCACGCGAGCGATCGTCGGCGAGCACATGTCGAACCGGCCGCCGGGTTTCCACAGTTCGATCTTCGGCGGCGCGGGCGGTCCGACCCCCATTTTGCTCGCCTGTGATGACCGCCAGCGCGAGGAGTACCTCGAGCCGCTGATGGACGGCGAGATCACGACCTGTTTCGCGCTGACCGAGCCGGGCCACGGGAGCGACGCTCACTACATGGATACCACTGCGGAGAAAGACGGTGACGAGTGGGTCATCAGCGGACAGAAGTGTTACATCACGAACGGCCCGTACGCCGACTTCGCGATGGTGTTCGCCCGGACGAGCGGCGACGACGGCGACTTAGGCGGTATCACGTGCTTCCTCGTGGAGGACGACAACCCCGGCTTCGAGGTGGGGAAGATTCACCGTGCGATGGGGATGACTCCCGGCACGCACTCGGAGCTGTACTTCAACGACTGCCGCGTCGGCGAGGAACAGGTCCTGGGCGAGGTCGACAAGGGCTTCCAGGCCGCGATGGACTGGATCGGCGGCGGCCGGATCAACATCGCCGCCGGCTCCGTCGGGACGGCGCAGTACCTGCTCGACATGTCCGTCGAGTACGCCCGCGAGCGGAAGACGTTCGACAAAAAGATCGGCCACCGGCAGGGGATCTCGTTCCAACTGGCCGAACTCGCGACGGACATCGAGCAGGTCCGCCAACTCTACCGCTACGCCGCCTGGAAGATGGACAACGGCGAGCGCGCCCGCAAGGAGGAGTCGATGGCGAAGCTCCGCGGCGCGAAACTGGCCAACGACGCCGCCGACATCGCGATGCAGGTCCACGGCGGCGCCGGCTTCATGAAGGATCTCCCGATCGAACGCAACTACCGCTCGGCCCGCGTCTTCCGCATCTTCGAGGGGACCGACGAGATCCAGAAACGGACGATCGCCCGCGAACTCATCTGAGGGTCGACGATGGACGACCCGACGGAACAGCGGACGAAAGCCGCCACCTCGCAGGTCTCCCGGCTCGACTTCGACATCGAGTGGCCGCCGAAACACGCCGCGGCCTATCTCATCGAGGAACCGGCCCCGACCCTGATCGACACCGGCGATCCGGAAGACCGCGGCGAAGCGACCATCCGCGAGGGGCTGGCCGCGAAAGGGTACGATCTCGAGGATATCGAAGCGGTCGTCGTCACTCACCCGCACAGCGACCACATCGGACAGGTGCCGCTGTTGCGCGAGGCCGGCGCGACCGTATACGCTCCCCGGACCGTTCTCGAGCAACTCGAGCGCGACGCGACCGACCTCGCGGCGGGCGTCCGCGAGGTCGGCCGCTCGGCGGGCTACCGCGGCGAGGCGATCGAACGCGAGGTCGAGCGCGCCCAGTCGTCACTGCGGCGCAACCGGCGGTTGCTCGCGCCCGACGAGGCTGTCCCGTTCGAGTTCGACGAGCCGTTTACCGTCGCGGGCCGCGAGTTCGAAGCGATCCACACGCCCGGCCACCAGATTCACCATGCAAGCCTCGCGACGGAACTGAACGGCGAGCGCGCGCTGTTCAGCGGCGACGCGCTCATCGAGCCGTTCCGGCCCGGCGCGATCCACGTCGGGATCGACTACAAGGCCTACGACGCCGTCGACGCGTTCCACCGCGCGATGGACCGTCTCGAGGGCCGACCGTTCGATCGCGTCTACCCCGGTCACGGACCGGTCTTTACCGACTACGAGGGGGCGATCGAGAGCACGCGATCGGCGCTCGAGTCGCTCACCGGCGAGACGTTCGAGGCGGTCGCGAGCGTCGGCCCCGCGACGCCGATGGAGATCACCCGCCACCGCGCCGGCGAGGTCCGGTATCCGGCGCAGTTGCTCGATACGCTCGGCGCGCTCGGCACGCTCGAGGGCCGCGATCGGGTCCAGTACAAAGAGCGCGACGGGGTCCGCCACTACTCGGTCAAGAAGGCCTCGCCGTGATCGAGCGGGAGGACGATGCGGTCGGCGATGCCGCCGTAGACGTCCTCCGCCTCCGCGAGTAATTCTTCGGGCGGCGCTTCGATCGCGAACGTCGCCACCATCTCGTCGGTGATCAGGTCGGTCATCTCGTCCCAGCGCTGCTCCTTCGAGAGTTCATGTAACTCCTCCCCGAGGGAGCGCCAGCCGTGGTGGGCGAGCACGTCGTGGTAGGTGCGGGTGCTGCCGTAGAAGGCGATTCGCCGCTTGACCTCCGCGCGGGACTGCTCGCGTTCCTCCTCGGTTTCGCCCGTCACGACGAACGGGCTCGCCGAGAGCGACACGTCCTCGAGCGAGCGGTCCCCGCGGTCGGCCCCCTCGGCGACGGTCGGCGCGATGACGTCGTCGGTGTAGCCGGGGGTGTTGAAGACGTGCATGTCCAGCCCGTCGCAGAGTTCGCCCGCGAGCCGAATGTTGTACTCGTTGACGCCCGCGATGTAGATGGGCACGTCGGGGTGGTCGATCGGCCCCGGATTGAAGTTGTCCGTCATCAGCGAGAACGAGTAGTGCTCGCCCTGATAGTCTAAGTCGGCCTCGCCCTGGAAGACGTCGAAGATGTGCTGGAGGGACTCGACCACTTCGCGCAGCCGCGGCCCCGGCGACTCCCAGTCGACGCTGAAGCGCCGCTCGTTGTGGCCCTTGACCTGCGTGCCGATCCCGAGGACGAACCGGCCGTCGGAGTACCGTGCGAGGTCCCAGGCGGTGTAGGCGAGCGCCATTGGACTGCGGGTAAAGGACAGCGCGATGCGTGTCCCCTGCTGGATCTCGTCCGTTCGGTCGGCGATCAGCGGATGGGGAAGGAACGCGTCGTTGTCCATCTCGGGCGTCCAGACGCCGTCGAAGCCGAGTTCCTCGGCACGCGCGGCCGCGTCGCCGGAGTCGGTTGATAAGCCGGGCACCATCGCGTCGATGCGAAGGTCTGACATACACGATCCTCGACGTGACGGGGCTTCAATCTATGGCCGCGTTTCGCGGCCGCTCGAGCAAAAAACGAGCACGAGGGGCGAGCCGGCCGCGTCTTCGCCCGCTCAGACGACCCGGTTCTCGAGGGCCTCGCCCTCGCGGAACCGGTCGTAGTTCCGCAGGAAGATGTCGGCGCAGCGCTCCCAGTAGTGGGGCGTGCTGCCCGCCATGTGCGGCGTCACGAGCACGTCGTCGCGGTCCCACAGCGGCGACTCCGCTGGGAGGGGCTCCGCTTCGAAGACGTCCAGCGCGGCTCCGCCAAGTTCGTCGGCCTCGAGCGCGTCGACGAGTGCGGGCTGGTCGACGACCCCGCCGCGGGCGATGTTGACCAGCACCGCGTCGTCCGAGAGCGTCGCGAGGGCGTCGGCGTCGATCAGCCCCCGCGTCTCGTCGGTCAGCGGGCAGGCCAGGACGAGGTAGTCGCTCGCTTCGAGGACGGACTCGAGTTCGTCCGCCCCGTAGATCTCGTCGACGCCGTCGGGCGCGTCGGTCGGGTCCCGCTTGGTTCCGATCACGCGGGCGTCGAAGGTCCGGCAGTACTCAGCCACTTTCGAGCCGATCGCGCCGACGCCGACGATGCCGACCGTTCGGTCGCCGAGTTCGCCGCCCATGTACCGCTCCCACTCCCGCCGGCGTTGCTGGGCGACCGCCCGGTCGAAGCCCCGTTCGAAGTGCAGCAGGTAGCCGAGCACCTGCTGGCCGATCGGTTTCGCGTGGATCCCCGAGACGTTCGTCAGCGCCACGCCGCGGTCGGCCAGCGCATCGTGATCGAAGAAGTCTGTCCCGGCGCTCAGCGCCTGTACCCACTCGAGGTCGCCGGCAGCCTCGAGCACGTCGTCGGGGAGCCGGTGGGTGACGAGCACGTCCGCGTCGGCGACTGCGTCGAGGAGGTCGTCCTCGTCTTCGACGTGCTCGAGGTCGATCTCCGGCCGACGCTCGCAGATTGCGGCGACCAGTCGCGGTCCGCCGCCCGAGAGGATGTGCGGGGAGACGACGATCGTCACGCGTTAGCTGTCCTCCGCTTCCTCGGCGTCCTCGCTTCCGTCCGCTTCCTCGAGCTTGTACTTCTGGATCTTCCCCGACGTGGTCCGCGGCAGCTCGTCGATGAACTCGACCTCGCGGGGGTGTTTGTAGGAGGCGACGTTGTCGAGGAAGTACTCCTTGATCTCCTCGGCGGTGATGTCCTCGCCGGCCACGACGCCCGGCGCGGTGACGACGTAGGCTTTGGGCACCTCGTTGCGCCGCTCGTCCGGAATCCCGACGACTGCGCCCTCCGCGACGGCCTCGTGTTCCGAGAGGAGCTCCTCGAGTTCGCTCGGGTAGATGTTGTACCCCGCGGAGTTGATC
Proteins encoded in this window:
- a CDS encoding D-2-hydroxyacid dehydrogenase — its product is MTIVVSPHILSGGGPRLVAAICERRPEIDLEHVEDEDDLLDAVADADVLVTHRLPDDVLEAAGDLEWVQALSAGTDFFDHDALADRGVALTNVSGIHAKPIGQQVLGYLLHFERGFDRAVAQQRRREWERYMGGELGDRTVGIVGVGAIGSKVAEYCRTFDARVIGTKRDPTDAPDGVDEIYGADELESVLEASDYLVLACPLTDETRGLIDADALATLSDDAVLVNIARGGVVDQPALVDALEADELGGAALDVFEAEPLPAESPLWDRDDVLVTPHMAGSTPHYWERCADIFLRNYDRFREGEALENRVV
- a CDS encoding IclR family transcriptional regulator, whose translation is MATSDTNGGNRVAAVVKTLDILEALWQAGGAGVTELTERTDLAKSTVHAHLTTLRSKGYVVQEGDEYRLSLRFLSFGEHVKHAEPLYAASETPLDELSADVGQRVLCSTHQNGLGTIINVSEGSRSFTSDIDIGTHVYLHSSAGGKAMLAHFPEERVDEIVDQWGLPAFTERTITDRENLSDELATVRDEGVAYTRGEYLPGISAIGAPVLDNDGTVYGAVTVTGPEHRLENEWEENDLRTQLLSTANTIEVNMMFS
- a CDS encoding TIGR03617 family F420-dependent LLM class oxidoreductase, yielding MSDLRIDAMVPGLSTDSGDAAARAEELGFDGVWTPEMDNDAFLPHPLIADRTDEIQQGTRIALSFTRSPMALAYTAWDLARYSDGRFVLGIGTQVKGHNERRFSVDWESPGPRLREVVESLQHIFDVFQGEADLDYQGEHYSFSLMTDNFNPGPIDHPDVPIYIAGVNEYNIRLAGELCDGLDMHVFNTPGYTDDVIAPTVAEGADRGDRSLEDVSLSASPFVVTGETEEEREQSRAEVKRRIAFYGSTRTYHDVLAHHGWRSLGEELHELSKEQRWDEMTDLITDEMVATFAIEAPPEELLAEAEDVYGGIADRIVLPLDHGEAFLTE
- a CDS encoding MBL fold metallo-hydrolase translates to MDDPTEQRTKAATSQVSRLDFDIEWPPKHAAAYLIEEPAPTLIDTGDPEDRGEATIREGLAAKGYDLEDIEAVVVTHPHSDHIGQVPLLREAGATVYAPRTVLEQLERDATDLAAGVREVGRSAGYRGEAIEREVERAQSSLRRNRRLLAPDEAVPFEFDEPFTVAGREFEAIHTPGHQIHHASLATELNGERALFSGDALIEPFRPGAIHVGIDYKAYDAVDAFHRAMDRLEGRPFDRVYPGHGPVFTDYEGAIESTRSALESLTGETFEAVASVGPATPMEITRHRAGEVRYPAQLLDTLGALGTLEGRDRVQYKERDGVRHYSVKKASP
- a CDS encoding acyl-CoA dehydrogenase family protein, with translation MDFSEPSEAVQIKKALDDFIDQEVAPLENEYDEFLGADYEKEIVDDEHRQVPEYRNIVEQIRQKSVEAGFYGMTMPEEVGGGDVDILTRAIVGEHMSNRPPGFHSSIFGGAGGPTPILLACDDRQREEYLEPLMDGEITTCFALTEPGHGSDAHYMDTTAEKDGDEWVISGQKCYITNGPYADFAMVFARTSGDDGDLGGITCFLVEDDNPGFEVGKIHRAMGMTPGTHSELYFNDCRVGEEQVLGEVDKGFQAAMDWIGGGRINIAAGSVGTAQYLLDMSVEYARERKTFDKKIGHRQGISFQLAELATDIEQVRQLYRYAAWKMDNGERARKEESMAKLRGAKLANDAADIAMQVHGGAGFMKDLPIERNYRSARVFRIFEGTDEIQKRTIARELI